In a genomic window of Suricata suricatta isolate VVHF042 chromosome 12, meerkat_22Aug2017_6uvM2_HiC, whole genome shotgun sequence:
- the C12H20orf173 gene encoding uncharacterized protein C20orf173 homolog isoform X3 translates to MCYLSVLESGIPGTARVLFEGEQMDMEAGDDRLRGGVAWTVGEPWRPMGQRDAGASAPPSSQSQVEKSVCCLPGDLSSGLNMKRLWQISVLWGFWVLISWLITPCLDPNPESAPQGKLMVLVPGYCNCPWFQFRKSGCPSETLNSSLCYQRVGEWGWFAECFQKTVEYLTMGATESMTPDAVLWWLGINSVSGLGKMWEKVFKVIHRPSVSHFHLYCGTCTLLGNSKILQGSGLRNNVNQWTAAFRMNPDPVQSTEIMGNQTTGRFISPGKASSQGSWRQPVLPLKLSGLAWTSDAPSEEV, encoded by the exons ATGTGTTATCTCTCTGTCCTCGAATCTGGCATCCCAGGGACAGCCAGGGTCCTCTTTGAAGGAGAGCAAATGGATATGGAAGCAGGAGATGATAGATTAAGAGGAGGCGTGGCATGGACGGTTGGGGAGCCATGGAGGCCAATGGGACAGAGAGATGCTGGAGCCTCAGCTCCCCCTTCTTCCCAGTCCCAGGTAGAGAAGTCAGTCTGCTGCCTGCCAGGAGACCTGTCATCTGGGCTGAACATGAAGCGCTTGTGGCAGATTTCTGTCCTGTGGGGTTTCTGGGTGCTCATCTCGTGGCTGATAACCCCCTGCCTGGATCCCAATCCTGAATCAGCACCCCAGGGAAAGCTGATGGTCTTGGTACCAGGGTATTGCAACTGCCCTTGGTTCCAATTCAGGAAAAGTGGCTGCCCGTCTGAGACTCTAAACTCCTCCCTCTGCTACCAAAGAGTTGGAGAGTGGGGCTGGTTTGCTGAATGCTTTCAGAAGACGGTGGAGTACCTGACGATGGGGGCCACAGAGTCCATGACCCCTGATGCTGTGCTCTGGTGGCTG GGTATCAACTCAGTGAGTGGGCTTGGCAAAATGTGGGAAAAGGTGTTCAAGGTGATTCACAGACCCTCGGTGAGCCACTTCCATCTCTACTGTGGAACTTGTACTTTGTTGGGGAACTCCAAGATACTGCAGGGCTCTGGACTTCGCAACAATGTCAACCAATGGACCGCAGCCTTCAG GATGAACCCAGACCCTGTCCAGAGCACTGAGATCATGGGAAACCAAACCACAGGACGCTTCATCTCTCCCGGGAAGGCCAGCAGCCAGGGCTCTTGGAGACAGCCGGTGCTGCCGCTGAAGCTTTCTGGGCTGGCATGGACTTCAGATGCTCCAAGTGAGGAG GTATAA
- the C12H20orf173 gene encoding uncharacterized protein C20orf173 homolog isoform X2, with protein MCYLSVLESGIPGTARVLFEGEQMDMEAGDDRLRGGVAWTVGEPWRPMGQRDAGASAPPSSQSQVEKSVCCLPGDLSSGLNMKRLWQISVLWGFWVLISWLITPCLDPNPESAPQGKLMVLVPGYCNCPWFQFRKSGCPSETLNSSLCYQRVGEWGWFAECFQKTVEYLTMGATESMTPDAVLWWLGINSVSGLGKMWEKVFKVIHRPSVSHFHLYCGTCTLLGNSKILQGSGLRNNVNQWTAAFRMNPDPVQSTEIMGNQTTGRFISPGKASSQGSWRQPVLPLKLSGLAWTSDAPSITRTAGWMTRVSMHPSGSWLCSVPCTSVTRVTR; from the exons ATGTGTTATCTCTCTGTCCTCGAATCTGGCATCCCAGGGACAGCCAGGGTCCTCTTTGAAGGAGAGCAAATGGATATGGAAGCAGGAGATGATAGATTAAGAGGAGGCGTGGCATGGACGGTTGGGGAGCCATGGAGGCCAATGGGACAGAGAGATGCTGGAGCCTCAGCTCCCCCTTCTTCCCAGTCCCAGGTAGAGAAGTCAGTCTGCTGCCTGCCAGGAGACCTGTCATCTGGGCTGAACATGAAGCGCTTGTGGCAGATTTCTGTCCTGTGGGGTTTCTGGGTGCTCATCTCGTGGCTGATAACCCCCTGCCTGGATCCCAATCCTGAATCAGCACCCCAGGGAAAGCTGATGGTCTTGGTACCAGGGTATTGCAACTGCCCTTGGTTCCAATTCAGGAAAAGTGGCTGCCCGTCTGAGACTCTAAACTCCTCCCTCTGCTACCAAAGAGTTGGAGAGTGGGGCTGGTTTGCTGAATGCTTTCAGAAGACGGTGGAGTACCTGACGATGGGGGCCACAGAGTCCATGACCCCTGATGCTGTGCTCTGGTGGCTG GGTATCAACTCAGTGAGTGGGCTTGGCAAAATGTGGGAAAAGGTGTTCAAGGTGATTCACAGACCCTCGGTGAGCCACTTCCATCTCTACTGTGGAACTTGTACTTTGTTGGGGAACTCCAAGATACTGCAGGGCTCTGGACTTCGCAACAATGTCAACCAATGGACCGCAGCCTTCAG GATGAACCCAGACCCTGTCCAGAGCACTGAGATCATGGGAAACCAAACCACAGGACGCTTCATCTCTCCCGGGAAGGCCAGCAGCCAGGGCTCTTGGAGACAGCCGGTGCTGCCGCTGAAGCTTTCTGGGCTGGCATGGACTTCAGATGCTCCAA GTATAACCAGGACAGCTGGCTGGATGACCAGGGTCAGTATGCATCCTTCGGGCTCATGGCTCTGTTCTGTGCCTTGCACATCTGTGACCAG gGTCACACGCTGA
- the C12H20orf173 gene encoding uncharacterized protein C20orf173 homolog isoform X1 — translation MCYLSVLESGIPGTARVLFEGEQMDMEAGDDRLRGGVAWTVGEPWRPMGQRDAGASAPPSSQSQVEKSVCCLPGDLSSGLNMKRLWQISVLWGFWVLISWLITPCLDPNPESAPQGKLMVLVPGYCNCPWFQFRKSGCPSETLNSSLCYQRVGEWGWFAECFQKTVEYLTMGATESMTPDAVLWWLGINSVSGLGKMWEKVFKVIHRPSVSHFHLYCGTCTLLGNSKILQGSGLRNNVNQWTAAFRMNPDPVQSTEIMGNQTTGRFISPGKASSQGSWRQPVLPLKLSGLAWTSDAPSEEDASFGFGSEKQRKGCNDWEAVNQTSGYKRILSTQSREAEMEVSYSVLGKLTVHT, via the exons ATGTGTTATCTCTCTGTCCTCGAATCTGGCATCCCAGGGACAGCCAGGGTCCTCTTTGAAGGAGAGCAAATGGATATGGAAGCAGGAGATGATAGATTAAGAGGAGGCGTGGCATGGACGGTTGGGGAGCCATGGAGGCCAATGGGACAGAGAGATGCTGGAGCCTCAGCTCCCCCTTCTTCCCAGTCCCAGGTAGAGAAGTCAGTCTGCTGCCTGCCAGGAGACCTGTCATCTGGGCTGAACATGAAGCGCTTGTGGCAGATTTCTGTCCTGTGGGGTTTCTGGGTGCTCATCTCGTGGCTGATAACCCCCTGCCTGGATCCCAATCCTGAATCAGCACCCCAGGGAAAGCTGATGGTCTTGGTACCAGGGTATTGCAACTGCCCTTGGTTCCAATTCAGGAAAAGTGGCTGCCCGTCTGAGACTCTAAACTCCTCCCTCTGCTACCAAAGAGTTGGAGAGTGGGGCTGGTTTGCTGAATGCTTTCAGAAGACGGTGGAGTACCTGACGATGGGGGCCACAGAGTCCATGACCCCTGATGCTGTGCTCTGGTGGCTG GGTATCAACTCAGTGAGTGGGCTTGGCAAAATGTGGGAAAAGGTGTTCAAGGTGATTCACAGACCCTCGGTGAGCCACTTCCATCTCTACTGTGGAACTTGTACTTTGTTGGGGAACTCCAAGATACTGCAGGGCTCTGGACTTCGCAACAATGTCAACCAATGGACCGCAGCCTTCAG GATGAACCCAGACCCTGTCCAGAGCACTGAGATCATGGGAAACCAAACCACAGGACGCTTCATCTCTCCCGGGAAGGCCAGCAGCCAGGGCTCTTGGAGACAGCCGGTGCTGCCGCTGAAGCTTTCTGGGCTGGCATGGACTTCAGATGCTCCAAGTGAGGAG GATGCCAGCTTTGGATTTGgatcagaaaagcaaagaaaggggtGCAATGACTGGGAGGCTGTTAATCAGACCAGTGGTTACAAGAGGATTCTGTCCACACAGAGCAGGGAAGCCGAAATGGAAGTTAGCTACAGTGTGTTGGGCAAACTCACTGTCCACACATGA